The Juglans microcarpa x Juglans regia isolate MS1-56 chromosome 8D, Jm3101_v1.0, whole genome shotgun sequence genomic sequence TGAAGCCAATGGTAACACCACACTTGGCCATTCTTGCCACACACTTGAAATACAAGAAGTGATCCTTCAGAGTGTTGTCCTTGGGAGCTTTTTCCACGGCCACGATTCCACCTTCCTCGATTGTTTGAGGAATAACATTGAGAAAATTTACCAGAACCAATTAAGATATCAATAGCAATATTCTGCTACTCAAACCGAATCCAAAACTGAGCAAGTGAGCAAACGCATCTTCAAGGGAGAACTAGTCAACTCGAGTTGAAATCAAGGTGACTATAGAGTAGTATGAAGAGTCTAGGCTAGCAAGGAGGTACATCAAAAATTCGGAGTCACGTAGAGGCTCACCCACGACTACCAATGTATGGACAGAGGACTTGACTTTCTGATAGTATTTGTAAATGGACATACTACTCATCTTGAGGGTTGATAACTATCTCTACCACACCTGCTCAGGCATGGTTGGAGAACATATGTTCGAGAGCATTCCACACATCTCTGGAGATTTCTAGTCCCATCATGTAAGTGATAACAGGTTCAGAGAGAGATGACATTAAGGCACCAATAATGACTTGATCGTGATTGTACCAGTGGGAGTAGGCAGGATTTGGTATGGCTTGGATCTTCTCATCATCTATGGAGGTAATATGAAGAATCGAAGGAGGGCTGGGAATTGAGCCATCCACATACCCTATCAGTTGTTGGCTTCTAAGATATAGCAGGATTTGTGCTCACCATAAGAGGTAATTGTCCTTCGTGAGTTTTACAATGACAAGATTTTGTAGGCTGAAAAGGGTGGATAGGGATATTGTATGCATAGCAGAAGAAGAACTTGAGTTTGAGGAGGTAGCAAGTGTAGTGGAggtcatgaaaaaaaaaaatagacgtTTGTCTTTTTCTGGTCAAAACTCTCTCAATTATAATTCATACCACTACATTAGATGGTATATTCGTGTATATCTCTTTAAGGAGGTAGCTGTATATACTACATTCATAGCCAAAACTTGTTACCTACAAACTGGCTAATTCAACTATTCATGACTAAACTAACTCTAACAATATTAATCCCACGGAATTATAATAAGCTAGCTGTTAGTACTctctattatatatacaacaaaGATATCAACATGCCATGAAGACATCATGAAGCATGCAACAAAGACATTCATTAATAAACATCATGGGCTTAATAATAATTTGCAGTTTGCTCACAAAAACATTTTGGAATTGCATTGATTATTGCATAAATATGTGCATAAAACTTTCCCAACATGTTGGCAGTGTAAGATTTCAAGTCCATTTACCGTCTCCAATTAAATATACGTGAGATCCAATTCAAAGCTCATATATAAGTACTGTGTCTTCATGAATATGTACAATAGATCTTCAAAGTCGAAATATTGCCGTTTGGAACGATTTAGAATTCTAAATATCAAAGCATCTGCACGCACGATTGTCGTTTTTAAATAGCTCTATAAGATCTCTCGaaaggataatgatagacttactaCTCTCCTACCACTCTTTACTACtcccttaattttttaatttttaatttttacttaatggttaagaaagtgactattaatgaattagttgtattttttttaattttttcttagttattaatgatattaaaaacatacttaaaagaaaataataaaaatttcaaatacactatatataaaaaatagtaaatgaatGGTTAGAAAGTAATagaggtttggattcagagatgagttgagatggtttgtgaatagtaaaataaagattgaattatttattatattttgtgtggtaatttgaaaatgttgttttgaaatttgaaaaaattgaattgtttattttattttatgtgaaaatttaaaaaaattataataataaattgagataaattgagataaattaagataaattaagatagattttaaatacaaacgaGACCAGTCTACCATTATCTCTTTAAAAAAGATCTAGCCATCccagctttatatatatatatatatatatacacgtataaaatttatttttaggtgTGCAAAAGAATATTAGAGAGGGCAGCCTCTTCGTGATTAATTTGGATGCAGGCAATGTGACGTGAATTGCGCGCTAGCCAGCCAACATTCCCAGCTAGACCCACGGAAAAGGAGGAATGTCAGGTCTCTGATCAGGATTCCTGGGAGACTGGCAGACGGCCTCGAGTCAAGAATTTTAGTTGGAAGTTAATTCCGAAGGAAAGTACTGTTTGTGATTCCCGTTCATGTACGTACCCTCGAAACCGATAGAAGggatatgttttaattatgaaaaaaataaaatattatcaagttttCTTTTACTAGTCCAATTAATACAGCTAGGTTTATCTACCTAATATATTACAGAAATAGGTTCTacaataatgaaataaaatattaatgttttaattattttataagctGTACTAGGTATAATAAATCTCATGAAAAATAGTGTATTAATAATGATTGTGTCGTAATAagtcttttttcatataattttaaattaaagtttcctgatatataaaaaaaaaaaaaatcaaaaaaagttaattctctaataaaacatttctcacaAACTTTATTTATACGAATACATTTTAATTAGATCCACAACTAGTACCCcatattttaacattataatttatatatcttcAGTCATTTCtccatccaaataattaaaaacttcCAAACATTTTTACGTCGGCTgccattattaattaatagaaaTCAAACATCATCTACTGGTTACGACGATAAAATTAAGACCCAATCCTCCCGctcctttaaaaagaaaataaaaggagaaaggaaaataaatagaaacgCATGATCATGATAtgacttaaataataagataattagAAGGGAAATTAACACTATTTCCCCCTGCCAGTGTCTATAATCATAtctatttctatataataaagaatgatgtaataaattatcatttaatagtaataaatatgtcacatcatatttGATAGGATGGAAGTAGGAtagtagtatggtgtatagaattttcgtTTTTATGTTCATCATCTGAAAAACGATCAAATCACGTGCCCCATCCTCCGAATTTGCTTTATTGCTGGTTTAtatttatgaatggttggtggCCGGTTATCATATAGAAAAAGTACTAATTAGAGCAAGCTGcaagaaattttatataaaactagTAGTTAAGAAAACTAAACCGTGCTAATTAGGCCGGGAGAAGATCGATCATCAGGTGGAGTAAATGAATCTCAAGTACTACATGATGATGTTAGAGATTCTGGGCATTACGCTTCTTGCTGGACAGTTTTTCTGCATGGTTCAAGGCGATGCGCATTACTACGACTTCGTTGTAAGCACTTCCCACTGTAATATCCATGGCCACTAATTGCATGTCGCTTTACCTATCATGTCTGATGCATAGTGCGTGGGCCTCCCGCCCTCCTGAAAGCTCAATTAATCATGGATATTTGAAACAGAAGTTTAATTGTTAGCAGAATCTGAGAGCACTATTTAGCTTAATATGTTCAAATCACTATCATATGAATCATAtgctcttttttcttctatttgtaGCTTAGGGAGAAGAACTTCACGAGGCTGTGTAGCACAAAGAGCATGCTGGTTGTAAATGACAGTTTTCCAGGGCCAGTAATCCGTGTTCACAAAGGGGATACTGTCTTTGTTAACGTCCACAACCAAGGATATTATGGCGTCACTCTTCACTGGTAAACTCTGATCTGTCTCTTCCTCGATATCTCATATCAACACCGCCCCCGCCCCCATAAGGCTTAGTCCCACGACTCTATTTGCTGCTTCATGTGGTCACCCCATACGTAGATCTTCTGCTCGCATGGCGGCCACGAATTGAATCACCACATGACATGCACCCACATGATCTATTCGTGGGGTAACGAATTTCGTCTTCACAATTACTTGATTAAGACTGTTATATAATGGATAGTACTACTATGCCTCCTGGGATGCTTCCTAGTCCAAAttccacatttattttttaatttttaattttaacattttttaaacatctctaaacatttttaaaaactaataaaaaaaaaaaacaaatacactaatatcacttccttaaccattaagtaaaaatatatatataaaatacatgagtAGTCAAATTAAGGAAACAAACTCAAGCGgcttatattagtataattttctattatgtaaaacatgaaaaaaaaaaaaagaacccccTATATATGTGATATACTTGATTCGGAATGTAATTCTTGGCCAGCAAAGTTTCCACCTCAAAGTGGCAACAAGAGTCCAAGTCGAAGTAGTTGATCAACAAGTTTTTCAAGTTGCGCTATCTATGATCATCGGTATGTacatgcattaattaattaattcattccACCAAGAGGCAACTCATATTAATCATATTTAGAAGGACAGTTCATCCAACCAACAGCAGTAGTTCTTCACAgcagtaattaattatattataataacattttaaatttataatatttttattctaattactttttttctctcatcttttACAATCTTATCAAACaaattaactcaaactattttaatactatttatatatattttaattattatttataaatcattttactattattcataaatttgtCGTCGCATCTCATGTTATCGAGGCTTAAGTTCGCTGAAAACAAGtaatatcaaatattttattacctATCTCTAAGGCGCTGGCCTGCGTTACTTAATGTAGTTAAGGGCGCCGTAAGGATTGACTTTTGCTTGCTTGTTTTGGATTGATATTTAAAGACATTACATTTTTTGGTGGCGTTTCAACTACTGTAGGCATGGTGTGAAACAGCCGAGAAATCCATGGTCGGATGGTCCAGAATACATTACACAATGCCCGATTCAACCCGGAACAAATTTCACGTATGAAGTTATATTTTCTGAGGAAGAGGGAACGCTCTGGTGGCATGCGCATAGCGACTGGACACGAGCAAGTGTTCATGGTGCCATAGTTGTCCAGCCTCCTATTGGATCCACCTACCCATTTCCCAAGCCAGACGATGAAGAAATCATTGTGCTCGGTATGTATGCAGATCTCTCTATAATTACCATGAGGTAAATAACATGCTAGAACTAATTATCATGTGTGCGCTGCAAATTGGAAAAAGTATAGAGTTAGTGCTCGAACACATAATTTTTACTAGTTAATTATTTAAATCATGTCTTagagtcttttatatatattaagtgaAAGCAATGTGCAAAGCACATTTGTCTAATTTAATATAcgattatttttaagaattagtCCCTTCAAGGGAGCAAATGGGCTAACACCGTATCTACATAGCCCAAATCACAATGGCAGAATGAAAATGTCAGGAAAACTGACGTCACATTGGGGAGTCGATTAATCAAGGTTAGCATAAAGATACAAACttgtatttcaaaaaaaaaaaaagattagcaGAAAGATACAAGCTTATATTTCAAAAGAGAATATGGCACAAAAGGTTCCATACTTGAGTCTATAAACAAAATGCACTTTTGTATTAACATAAAATAGTATATTCAATAGTTTCTTGATGGCCTTGAAACCACCAAACAATTACCTTAATGCAGATTAAACAAAAAGATTGCACTACACACTGCAAAGCAATTAATATGATAATCACAACATATGGGGGCTCAATCATGCTTTTTTTTACGTCAACTATTAATCTATCAGCAACACAATTTTTTGTAgggttaaattaaaaaaaaaaagttacaaaactaTGAATGCCAACATCTTTTCTTTTAGAGGTCATGGAAAAGTAGCTTATTCTTTAAAAAGCTTCTGCATTTGTTGTTGACTTCAGCCATAGCCAGGGCTCCATATCCTGAAAAGAAAGATGAACGTTCACATGCTAggacctttgtttttttttttttttttttttgagatctGTAGGACCTGTCATTTTAATAAGTATCTACCTTCGTAAAATCTGGGACCTAACCATTCTTTAACGCGAATTTAACTGAAAGTTAACGGAAGATAAGAATTTTCAACCGTCTGATAATcacttatataatagtaatatatatacataagttCTATTCATTATCCCTCGTGTCGCATCAAATGATTGGTAATTGgtaataaattaaagaacataATTATTAGGATGCATGATGACAAAAATATGGAATAGCGCTACTCACAATACACATGCATTCATTACAAAAAATTctagattatttatgaaaataatgcctattgtgataaaaatagattaattttaatataaaataattatttttatagaaaatttctAGTCATaaataagcagtttttttttttttatagtgatgtATGTATAATTGtacaaaaacatatatacatatctaaTCCAATTAGGCTTTTGAACATGCAGCGGCCTGGTACAAAGGAAATTTGAGGGAGTTGGTAGAAGAGGCCATGGAAGAAGGTAGTGACCCGCCACATACTAATGCTGATACCATAAACGGGGAGCCAGGAGATTTTTGTGCTTGCTCTAGAGGTACCACTTCTTTTAATTAGCTTCTCATTCTTAATTCGCATATGTTGTGTTTTGATAAATAAAGTCATAgcaatttcatcttccaaattaTTGACATACTGGACTCAGAATATTCAACCACGATCGATCTTATTGATTTTGCAGACACGACTTATCGTTGGACGGTTGATTATGGCAAAACCTATCTTCTACGAGTAGTTAATGCTCTCACGAATGCAGATCTCTTCTTCGCAGTTTCTCAACACAATTTCACACTTGTTGGGATGGATGGACATTACACCAAACCGATTGCAACGAGTTATATCATGATAAGCCCAGGACAAACAATGGACATTTTACTCACAGCAAACCAATCTCTTGGCTACTATTACATGGCTGCTCGACAATTCTCAAGCGAGGACAGCACCGTCACTGGATTTGACCACGTTAATGCAACTGCAATTCTCCAATACAGTGGCAATTATACTGCCCCGTCTTCTCCTTCCTTTCCAAGTACACTCCCTATGTACTTGGACTTCTACGCCGCCTTGAAATTCACCAAAAGTATAAGGAGCTTAGCAAGCCAAGACTATCCGGTAAACGTCCCCCTGAACATAACCACAAGAATGTTTATTACAGCTTCGATGAATACGATAACCTGCACAACCTGTTCGGGAGGGATGGATGATGAAATCGTAGCTACAAGCTTGAATAACATAAGTTGGGTCAACCCAAGAATTGATGTATTACAAGCCTACTACAGGTACTTCCagctttccttctctttttctaattttcctaCGCTTTATTCTTGGAATATTGAAGATGGTATGCATATATGTTGAAGGtctttctcttgttctttctaTAATCTAAGATTCTACATATGACTAGGTTCAATCCTTACTTTTACGCAGGAATATTAGTAGGGTGTATACCACAGACTTCCCCAACTTCCCGCCTTCATTTTTCAACTTTACCGCAGATGAATTTGCAGATAACATGGCACTAACAGTTCTAGGGACCAAGGTGAAGGTGTTGGATTATAATGAATCAGTAGAGATAGTTTTTCAAGGGACTAACCTGTTAAAAGGCTCGATGAATCATCCGATGCATTTGCACGGCTATAGCTTCTATGTTGTTGGAACAGGTGTTAGTAATTTCAACAATGAAACTGACCCAAAAGAGTTTAACTTGGTAGATCCTCCCGAGGTGACCACCTTTGCAGTTCCCAAGAGTGGGTGGGTTGCCCTCCGATTCGTGGCAAAAAATCCAGGTAAATATTCTTCTCGCCTTTGCTGCCCTTTGTACGGTTTATCTATGCGGGTGTATGGATCCTATGAAAATCAGGATATGGCAGtcacagtttttgttttgtagtTATATTCACTTGTTTATCCCACAGACATAGAGAGAGATAGGACAGCAAATTTGATTTATCGgaacacaaaattataaattaacatggtTCACGTATGTTCTAGTATGTAACAATCAGGAACAATATGCATGATAGAACTGAACAATAAAAATGTGgtcggtatatatatatacatatatatatatataatatcaaagaTGCTAATTAACTTCGGACGATTTTTGGCAGGTGTGTGGTTTTGGCATTGTCACTATGATCGACATTTGAGTTGGGGTATGAACACAGTCTTTATAGTTAAAAATGGTGGCTCTGCTGAAACAAGCATCCTTCAACCCCCTGCCTACATGCCATCTTGTGATGTTCCATTCAAATCTTGGCTTAAAAATAAGGGTAGTTTGGACGATAAAGCAAATCAATCTGGCTAGCTACCTAGATTGATCTGATTTGCTTCAAATTAGCATATATGCCGTAGTCTAGCTAGTTAGCTTCGTTAGttcttatcatatatattaatgtattgcaTCAGTTTACTGCAGTACTGAGCTCTTGATCGACTCTCCTCGATCTTTTATTGCATGTTGGAAGCTAGGCATGAATAAAGCTTAGCTAGCTTACTTATTAGATCAGCTAATTTCTGCAGGCGCTCCAAGcccttaaatataaattatacatACTCCATAATGCTACGTACTAATGAGTTAGTTGGATTTCCTTCTGTTGTTCGGAATTTGTCAAACTACgtaagttaattaattttttctcgcTATCTGTAAGTCTTGTCAtccttattttgatattaatttCGGGTTAGAATCTGATTCAAACTTCTTTTTTAAGCTTATAATAAAAGAAGATGTGGACCACAGCTCTTAAATGAAGTCATTTCAAAACGAAAAGTTATAGGTGGAGAGGACGGTTAGAAATGAATGGTTTTGGTTAGAGAGTTAtatgaattttgtattttttttttccttcccaaaaAAGGGATGCAGAGATGACCAGCATAACAACCCTCTCTAGACGTGACCATAAGAGTCTCTTCCTATTATAGAATGTCTTATTTGAGCACTAGCTACTGCCCAAAGACGAGCTCGTCACCACAACACCCTCAGAGTATCCACCCtataacacaatttatcttttgtgacagaagaaactatcacaaaaaataactaaaatatcacTAAAGACATTTGGTGAtagtttgaaaccgtcacctaATGTACGTCACAGAAAAAAATTGGTgacaaccgtcacaaaaaatattttagaaatggTTGGAGGTGTTCCATTTGGTGTAATGTTTGAACGTTCTcatttttgtgacggttgaaatTGGTCACAtaaactaacgttcgaacgtcaaccCGACCAATTGGCATTTGAATGACAGAAGTTGACGTTCATTTATTATAGTttgaacgtatcatatttacgttcaaacgtttataCATCCGAACGTTAACTGCAATATGCGTTTGAAATtccgtttgaatgttaatagACCAATATTCAAGTATAACATTCGGATGTTAGTTCGAATGTTAATGAAGAAGCATTCGAACATATACTATCAAGGAATTAGTAGTTATCTTTGGACGGCCAGGAACCGCAGCGGCCTTGAGTCAAGAATTTTAGCTGGAAATCTGATCAACAAGTTAATTCCAAAAGATTATAAAGAAGTTTGTTTTTACTAATCGCCCAATTAATACAGGTTTATCtcaaagatttaaatttcgtaccgtaccggccggtacggtcgaaatttttcatttcggccgtccggccggtacaggtactatacctgttccgtaccggccaaaataccggccgtaccgaccggtaccggtcataccggcctcaatttcggcctgtaccggcctatatttcggccggtaccgaccgatatttcggcctgtatttttttttttttttttcgttttttcaaactacaaacttattttttaacccttaattcagactagactatttataatttatatatatatatatttgtatataatttatttatatatagactattattttagaatataatttttatatatatttatatatataatttatttatagatcgactatcccgaaacgttatcccgaaacgctatcccgaaacggtaccgataccgaaatatttcgttccagtgccttgaccggtacgctgttcggtacggtattcaaaacattgatttatcTACCTAATATATTACAGAAATAGGTtctataataatgaaataaaatattagtgttttaattattttataagttgtactatatataataagtcTCATGAAAAATAGTGTATTAATAATGATTGTGTCGTAATTAGGATATTTTTATGCCCAAACATACACCATTTTACTCGCCCAATTGTTATACAAaaaacatcataaatatttttaattgatattATTGGTGGCCATTTCTccatgcaaataattaaaaacttctttttttttattttttattttttatttttttgagttggggGAGGGGAGTTTTGAACGCCAGACTTCTATTTTGGAGATTATGCCCATTAAGCCACATACTTTGGCCCTTCCAAACATTTTTCACATCCAAACATGAGCTGccattaattaaattcattttcttccttataattAATAGAAATCAAACATCATCTACCATGGTTACGGTCGATAAAATTAAGACCCAATCCTCTCGctcctttaaaaagaaaataaaaggaaaataaatagaaacgCATCATGATAtgacttaaataataagataattagAAGGAAAATTAACGTAATTTCCCCTGCCAGTGGTTTTGAGGCCTTTGAAACCACCCAACAAAAGCATACAGATTTCAAAATCCTATAAGGAAGGAGAACCAATAGCAAGATTATTATCACTATAAGCAAATCgtgatccaagaaacaaaattaatggCACCCATAAGTAAATGAACAAAGAAAAGCTTACAAGCTAATTAATGTTCGAAATCAAAGCTTGATACCAAGTCGAAGCCCTAACTCCAAATCTACCTTTGAATCATCAGAGTCCTCCACCAGATCTGAAAGTTTGATGCCCCTAGTTGAAGAGTACCAAgtgattttgagagagagagagttagtgtGGAAGAGAACTTCGGAAATGGGTATGGGAGATATCACTTTCAATGGTGCCGCTGTTCCCACGCTGGGAGAGAAGGCTCGACCTGGTTCGCGATGGAAGAAGGAGAAGTGCAAAAATGTTGTCTAAGGTTGTggttttaaatttcaaatggaAAACGGAGATATTTGAATCTCGGAGGGGGCGGAGTGActaaaaatgaattaagttgATTGGAGTTGAATcgagaagataaaatattatattttaataaaattattattttaaaatttaaaaaattaaattatttattatattttatattaaaattt encodes the following:
- the LOC121243092 gene encoding putative laccase-9, which codes for MNLKYYMMMLEILGITLLAGQFFCMVQGDAHYYDFVLREKNFTRLCSTKSMLVVNDSFPGPVIRVHKGDTVFVNVHNQGYYGVTLHWHGVKQPRNPWSDGPEYITQCPIQPGTNFTYEVIFSEEEGTLWWHAHSDWTRASVHGAIVVQPPIGSTYPFPKPDDEEIIVLAAWYKGNLRELVEEAMEEGSDPPHTNADTINGEPGDFCACSRDTTYRWTVDYGKTYLLRVVNALTNADLFFAVSQHNFTLVGMDGHYTKPIATSYIMISPGQTMDILLTANQSLGYYYMAARQFSSEDSTVTGFDHVNATAILQYSGNYTAPSSPSFPSTLPMYLDFYAALKFTKSIRSLASQDYPVNVPLNITTRMFITASMNTITCTTCSGGMDDEIVATSLNNISWVNPRIDVLQAYYRNISRVYTTDFPNFPPSFFNFTADEFADNMALTVLGTKVKVLDYNESVEIVFQGTNLLKGSMNHPMHLHGYSFYVVGTGVSNFNNETDPKEFNLVDPPEVTTFAVPKSGWVALRFVAKNPGVWFWHCHYDRHLSWGMNTVFIVKNGGSAETSILQPPAYMPSCDVPFKSWLKNKGSLDDKANQSG